The genomic segment CGAGCACACCGCCCTGCGCGAGGAGCAGGCCCGGGTGGCCACCCTGGCCCTGGTCCCCGACCTGGACATGGCCGGCGCCCGCGGGGCCGCCATCGCCGCCCTGGACGCGCTTCAGGCGCCGGTCCGGGCCAGGACCTCCCTGTAGAGGCGCAGGTAGCCCTCGGCCATCGTCCCGGCCGAGAACCGCTCCTCCACCGACCGCCGGCAGGCGGCCGGGTCGATCTCGCCGGCGCGCCCCATCAGCTGGGCGAAGTCGGCCTCGTCGTCGGCCAGGAAGCCGTTGTGGCCGTGCTCGATGATCTCGGGCAGGGCGCCCCGGCGGGTCGCGATCACCGGGGTGCCGCAGGCCAGCGCCTCGATCGCCGCCGTCGCCCCCGGCTCCTCCCAGCTGATCGGCATGAGCACGGCCCTGGCCCGGCCGACCAGCTCGTCCTTGTCCTGGCCACCGACCGTGCCCACCCAGCGGATCCGCTCCCCGTCCTCGAACGGCTGCACGGCGTCCAGGTAGTGGCGGACGTCGCCGTAGCCGTGGAGAGGGCTGGCCGGGTCCTGAAGGGCGGCGGACAGCTCCCGCGGGGTGGAGACGCCGGCGACCGGCCCGGCCATGACCAGCGGCACCCCGAGCTCCTTGCAGATGCGGGCGGCCACGTCCTGGCCCTTGAACGGGGTGACCCGGCCGAGGACCAGGAAGTCCTCGCCCTTGTCGGCCCGGAAATGGTGGGCGTCCAGGTCGACGCCGAGGTGGACGGCGCCGAGGCTCTGCTCCCGGAGGTTGGCCGGGGCGGTGGCGAGCTGGGCGTTGGAGACGCCGTTGAAGAACACCCGGCCCTTGCCGTCGAAGGAGCCGTAGAACTCGGGGTGCTTGCGCAGGTCCCAGTGGAGGGTCTGGAGCACCGGCGGGCCGCCGCCGTCGATCGCCCCGAGCACGCTCGGCCCCACCACCTCCAGGTGGTCGTGGACCAGGTCGATCTCGGGCCGGTCGCGCAGCGTCTCCAGGACGGTGGCCATGTGGGCGTGGGTGATGCCCATGACCTGGGCGTACGGGCCGGCCAGGCGCCCGAACTGGCCGTCGGGGAAGGCGCAGCGGCGGTCGTCGACCTCCACCGTGCTCTCCTCGACGGTGCACAGCACCACCTCGACCCCCCGGAAGCGCAGCTCCGGGATCAGGGTGGCGAGCACGTTCTCGATCCCGCCGTAGTCCGGCGGCGGCACCGGCAGCCAGGGACCGGCGTTGACGAGCACGGTGAGCGACATGGGATCCCGCAATTTCGGTTGTTCCGGACCCGCCCCATGTTGCCACCGTCCGGCTGCCCCAAACCTATCGTTCAGGCGCGGGGGAACCGGAGCACGCGGTCGTCGTCGGCGGCGGGGTCGCCGCGGCCGTCGCGGTTGCTGGTCAGGACCCAGAGGGCGCCGTCGGCGGCCACGGCGGCGTGGCGCAGCCGGCCGTAGGACCCGGCCAGCACGGCCGCCGGCTCGCCGGTCCCGCCGTCGCCGTCCAGGGGCACCGTCCACAGCCGCTCGCCCCGCAGGGCGGCCACGTACAGGGTGCCGCCGGTGATCGCGGCCCCGCTGGGCGACGCCTGCGAGGTCGGCCAGGTGACCAGCGGGTCGCGGAACCGCCCCCCGCCGCCGGTCCCCTCGACCTCCGGCCAGCCGTAGTTGCCGCCCCGCTCGATCCGGTTGATCTCGTCGACCCGGTTCTGCCCGAACTCGGTGGCGAACAGCCGCCCCTGCCCGTCCCAGGCCAGCCCCTGCACGTTGCGGTGGCCGAGGGTCCACACCGGCGACCCCGGGTCGGGGTTGTCGGCCGGGACCCCCC from the Actinomycetota bacterium genome contains:
- a CDS encoding glycosyltransferase — translated: MSLTVLVNAGPWLPVPPPDYGGIENVLATLIPELRFRGVEVVLCTVEESTVEVDDRRCAFPDGQFGRLAGPYAQVMGITHAHMATVLETLRDRPEIDLVHDHLEVVGPSVLGAIDGGGPPVLQTLHWDLRKHPEFYGSFDGKGRVFFNGVSNAQLATAPANLREQSLGAVHLGVDLDAHHFRADKGEDFLVLGRVTPFKGQDVAARICKELGVPLVMAGPVAGVSTPRELSAALQDPASPLHGYGDVRHYLDAVQPFEDGERIRWVGTVGGQDKDELVGRARAVLMPISWEEPGATAAIEALACGTPVIATRRGALPEIIEHGHNGFLADDEADFAQLMGRAGEIDPAACRRSVEERFSAGTMAEGYLRLYREVLARTGA